A genomic region of Leptotrichia hofstadii contains the following coding sequences:
- a CDS encoding DUF2207 domain-containing protein translates to MFLFNSSRLDAVILHSEKIRNYEVTVQINKNGTLTVNEVIDYQFGEEFKHGIYRYIPLRSKRFGFDVHKSFIKMNWIKRDGEDEEYTKNHFYEGIRYRIGSETELVNLYRTESRYELNYDIYNAVFEKDGIYQVYYNAIGQLWNVPIEQASVIIRFPDGQKIKKNEIEKLEVYTGSYGEKGENYDILENDEEIHISTKELEAKNGLTFMLNLKTDKISPTLADKLKIVYLSNPAIIILPFLLLFLTIYSIVTWNLFGRDPQGKSVIPEFNLPKDISPMFAAYINGERDTVEILNAGIFTLLTKGFIVANRVNGEIKYNKEYKTVYTQETELAEEERMLLDALSSEKNNIFGGEKRIYNKANSIIEILKDKYHKIIYKNNGSFLVPFYCAAPVFIIFIFSQTNFEFFNPFIILYILITLGSFFHRIWITVSKKLLTGLIIIAILGVSFYQGIEIFVFVAYFVILFITYSKLIGKYTNEGLRKKEYLKGMKMYIKTAEENQIRKFDNVKELIEYFNGILPFAVALGVKSEAIKLMKKTIKIYNFDINESYINSRTHMYAYSNHSFTNAFSRSYSSGKSKIMSEKFSSSKSGSGGGGFFSGGGFSGGGSGGGGGGSW, encoded by the coding sequence ATGTTTTTATTTAATTCAAGCAGGCTTGATGCAGTAATATTGCATAGTGAAAAAATAAGAAATTATGAAGTTACAGTGCAAATTAATAAAAATGGCACGCTGACTGTAAATGAAGTGATTGATTACCAGTTTGGCGAAGAGTTTAAGCACGGGATTTATAGATATATTCCTTTGCGTTCAAAAAGGTTTGGATTTGATGTTCATAAGTCTTTTATCAAAATGAATTGGATAAAGAGAGACGGAGAGGATGAAGAATACACAAAAAATCATTTTTATGAAGGAATAAGGTACAGAATAGGTTCCGAAACAGAACTTGTAAATTTGTATAGGACTGAGAGCAGATATGAGCTGAATTACGATATTTATAATGCCGTGTTTGAAAAAGATGGAATTTATCAAGTGTATTACAATGCTATTGGACAGCTTTGGAATGTTCCTATTGAACAGGCAAGTGTTATTATAAGATTTCCTGATGGGCAAAAAATTAAAAAAAATGAAATTGAAAAGTTGGAAGTTTATACTGGAAGTTATGGAGAAAAAGGTGAAAATTATGACATTTTAGAAAATGATGAGGAAATACACATTTCAACAAAAGAGCTGGAGGCCAAAAACGGGCTTACATTTATGCTAAATTTGAAAACGGATAAAATAAGTCCAACTTTAGCAGATAAGCTAAAAATTGTATATCTTTCCAATCCAGCAATAATAATTTTGCCATTTTTATTGTTATTTTTAACAATATATTCTATTGTAACATGGAATCTTTTTGGAAGAGATCCGCAAGGAAAATCTGTAATTCCAGAATTTAATTTGCCAAAAGACATTTCTCCAATGTTTGCGGCATATATAAATGGTGAAAGAGACACAGTGGAAATATTAAATGCAGGAATATTTACATTACTTACAAAAGGGTTTATAGTAGCAAATAGAGTTAATGGTGAAATTAAATATAACAAGGAATACAAAACTGTGTATACACAGGAAACTGAGCTGGCTGAAGAGGAAAGGATGCTGCTTGATGCTCTTTCTTCAGAAAAGAATAATATTTTTGGTGGTGAAAAAAGAATTTATAATAAGGCAAATAGTATTATTGAAATCCTGAAGGATAAGTATCATAAAATAATTTATAAAAATAATGGAAGTTTTTTAGTTCCGTTTTATTGTGCAGCTCCTGTTTTTATAATTTTTATATTTTCACAGACAAATTTTGAGTTTTTCAATCCTTTTATAATATTGTATATACTTATAACATTAGGCTCATTTTTTCATAGAATTTGGATAACTGTTAGTAAAAAATTGTTAACAGGGCTAATAATTATAGCGATTTTAGGTGTATCTTTTTATCAGGGAATTGAGATTTTTGTTTTTGTAGCATATTTTGTAATACTATTTATTACGTATTCAAAGTTAATTGGGAAATATACAAATGAAGGCTTGAGAAAAAAAGAATACCTGAAAGGTATGAAAATGTATATAAAAACAGCAGAAGAGAATCAGATAAGAAAATTTGACAATGTAAAGGAATTAATCGAATATTTTAATGGAATCTTGCCTTTTGCAGTAGCGCTTGGAGTAAAAAGCGAGGCAATAAAATTAATGAAAAAAACAATAAAAATATACAACTTCGACATAAATGAATCTTATATAAATAGCCGCACTCATATGTACGCTTATAGTAATCATAGTTTTACGAACGCATTTTCAAGAAGTTATAGCAGTGGAAAATCGAAAATTATGAGTGAAAAATTTAGTTCATCCAAGAGTGGCTCAGGCGGAGGCGGCTTCTTTAGTGGGGGAGGCTTCTCTGGCGGAGGTTCCGGTGGGGGAGGTGGAGGAAGCTGGTAG
- a CDS encoding AAA family ATPase, which produces MRIRDKKALPIGLSDFKSIIEENYYYVDKTDLISNLLYDGAKVNLFTRPRRFGKTLNMSMLKHFFDIENGAENRKLFENLKISDSKYMTEQGKYPVIFISFKNLEEEDWKNCLRKIKNLIGDLYNEFEFLRKKLNKRDLKFFDSIWMEEEDVVWESALKNLTRYLYNYYGERKVIVLIDEYDTPIIQSYQEGYYKKAILFFKKFYGDALKDNSYLQYGVMTGILRIAKEGIFSGLNNLKVDTIFNEGYSDFFGLTEKEVTKAVRYYELEYEMEEVKKWYDGYQFGSSEIYNPWSIINFLSAKQLRPYWIGVSGNKLIDEMLDNGNKELFDDLGKLFNKEKVYKQINDYSEFTFDINDIWQLFLYSGYLTTDGEKQKKEYPLRIPNKEILDFFENRFIARFIRETQKFTDIIKNLKKGKIAEFAKGLQDEILSSLSYFDTDKDEKYYKVFLIGIFIVLGDDYIRLSEREAGYGRADLVLEPKNKENPAYIFEFKTTENESELESYANEGFEQIKVKEYDVELKIRGVKEIIYIGLAFYRKMLKMKYEKVEF; this is translated from the coding sequence ATGAGAATAAGGGATAAAAAAGCTTTGCCAATTGGGTTATCTGATTTTAAAAGCATTATAGAAGAAAATTACTATTATGTCGATAAAACTGATTTAATAAGCAATCTTCTGTATGATGGGGCAAAAGTGAACTTATTTACTCGTCCGAGAAGATTTGGGAAGACGCTTAATATGTCGATGCTAAAGCATTTTTTTGATATTGAAAATGGAGCGGAAAATCGTAAGTTATTTGAAAATCTTAAAATTTCAGACAGTAAATATATGACAGAACAGGGGAAATATCCAGTAATATTCATAAGTTTTAAAAATTTGGAAGAGGAAGACTGGAAAAATTGCTTGAGAAAAATAAAAAATTTGATTGGTGATTTGTATAATGAATTTGAGTTTTTACGCAAGAAATTGAATAAGAGGGATTTAAAATTTTTTGATAGCATTTGGATGGAAGAAGAGGATGTGGTGTGGGAAAGTGCGTTGAAGAACTTGACAAGATATTTGTATAATTATTATGGGGAAAGAAAGGTAATTGTACTGATTGATGAGTATGACACGCCGATAATCCAGTCGTATCAGGAAGGTTATTATAAAAAGGCGATATTGTTTTTTAAGAAGTTTTATGGGGATGCATTGAAAGATAATAGTTATTTGCAATATGGAGTTATGACAGGTATTTTAAGAATCGCAAAGGAAGGAATTTTTTCTGGTTTGAATAATTTGAAAGTGGATACAATATTTAATGAAGGATATTCGGATTTTTTTGGGCTTACAGAAAAGGAAGTTACAAAAGCTGTGAGATATTATGAACTTGAATATGAAATGGAAGAAGTAAAAAAATGGTATGATGGCTATCAGTTTGGAAGTAGTGAAATCTATAATCCATGGTCGATTATTAATTTTTTGTCAGCTAAACAATTACGTCCTTATTGGATTGGAGTTTCTGGAAATAAACTGATAGATGAAATGCTGGATAATGGAAATAAGGAATTGTTTGATGATTTGGGAAAATTGTTTAATAAGGAGAAAGTTTATAAGCAGATAAATGATTACTCTGAATTTACTTTCGATATAAATGATATATGGCAATTATTTTTGTATAGCGGTTATTTGACAACGGATGGAGAAAAGCAGAAAAAGGAATATCCGTTGCGAATACCAAATAAGGAAATTTTGGATTTTTTCGAAAATAGATTTATAGCTAGATTTATTAGGGAAACTCAAAAATTTACAGATATTATAAAAAATTTGAAAAAAGGAAAAATAGCAGAATTTGCCAAAGGTTTACAGGATGAAATATTATCATCGCTAAGTTATTTTGACACAGATAAGGATGAAAAATATTACAAAGTGTTTTTAATAGGAATATTTATAGTTTTGGGAGATGACTATATCAGGCTTTCAGAAAGGGAAGCTGGATATGGAAGGGCTGATTTGGTGCTTGAGCCGAAAAATAAGGAAAATCCAGCGTATATTTTTGAATTTAAGACGACTGAAAACGAGAGCGAGCTTGAAAGTTATGCAAATGAAGGGTTTGAGCAGATAAAAGTAAAAGAGTACGATGTGGAGCTGAAAATCCGTGGAGTTAAGGAAATTATCTATATTGGACTTGCTTTTTACAGAAAAATGTTGAAAATGAAGTATGAAAAAGTGGAATTTTAA
- a CDS encoding DUF2207 family protein produces the protein MNKSYMVIIEIIVVILVAIYSVLTWHFFGRDPKRKTVIPEFNVPDNISAMFIAYINGERDSIRILKIGILSLLSKNYISVTKDKKGKIKKFILNNKNKKNLELRKINLFEEENELLDILSDGDLFSNKQLILKYKNRIVHFLEKKYKKTIYKNNYFCFVPFILGTAILLFFILLKLTKGNVENSVRTTIAGIIWLKLVYDMSRGVLKFLYITVVIGGIIGVIMYVDIYSGISLFALGIIFLVYEKAIGKYTTAGRRKMEYIEGMKMYFNTTERYRIDKFETQEEKLNYFNYLLPYAVALKIEDESFKLFMDSLNFLNMMGSYKEAKYFVDEYTVSIFPNKLFKNVFDFFKV, from the coding sequence ATGAATAAATCTTATATGGTTATAATTGAAATTATTGTAGTTATACTTGTCGCAATATATTCTGTCTTAACATGGCATTTTTTTGGAAGAGATCCAAAAAGAAAAACAGTTATTCCTGAATTTAATGTGCCAGATAATATTTCTGCAATGTTCATCGCATATATTAATGGGGAAAGAGATTCAATAAGAATATTAAAGATTGGAATATTGTCATTATTATCCAAAAATTATATTTCCGTTACTAAAGATAAAAAAGGGAAAATTAAAAAATTTATTTTGAATAATAAAAATAAAAAAAATTTAGAATTAAGAAAGATAAATTTATTTGAAGAAGAAAATGAATTACTGGATATTTTGTCTGACGGGGACTTATTTTCCAACAAACAGTTAATTTTAAAATATAAAAATCGTATTGTACATTTTTTAGAGAAAAAATATAAGAAAACGATATATAAAAATAATTATTTTTGTTTTGTTCCATTTATTTTAGGAACTGCGATTTTATTATTTTTTATATTATTGAAATTAACAAAGGGAAATGTTGAAAATTCAGTTCGTACCACAATAGCAGGAATTATATGGTTAAAACTTGTGTATGATATGTCAAGGGGAGTTTTGAAATTCTTATATATTACAGTTGTTATAGGTGGAATTATTGGGGTTATAATGTATGTCGATATTTATTCGGGCATAAGTTTATTTGCTTTAGGGATAATATTTTTGGTTTATGAAAAAGCTATAGGAAAGTACACGACTGCAGGAAGAAGAAAAATGGAATATATCGAAGGGATGAAAATGTATTTTAATACAACGGAAAGATACAGGATAGATAAATTTGAAACGCAAGAGGAAAAGTTGAATTATTTTAATTATTTGCTTCCTTATGCTGTTGCGCTTAAAATAGAAGATGAAAGTTTTAAATTATTTATGGATTCTTTAAATTTTTTAAACATGATGGGAAGTTACAAAGAGGCAAAATATTTTGTCGATGAATATACAGTTTCGATATTTCCTAATAAATTGTTTAAAAATGTATTTGATTTTTTTAAAGTTTGA
- a CDS encoding cysteine desulfurase family protein — protein sequence MKIVYLDNAATTKMSDKVIEEMTKSFSENYGNPSSVHSMGQRAKSAVERARYIIAQNLKIETTEIVFTSGGAEGNNLAIRGFLKANKNKGKHIITSKIEHSTILKTFEQLENEGYEVSYISVDENGAVDIEELKQELREDTVLVSIMFVNNETGVIQPIKEIGEILAERNIFFHTDAVQAIGKLEIFPKELKIGALTATAHKFYGPKGAGFVFIDKKYSVEKEIWGGSQERNRRAGTENVHGILGLGVALEEVYENLEEMSEKEDKLQNYLENKLKTEIKKLGKKIRINGEKANRIKTTTNVYIEGADIQMLLVALDLRGICISGGSACMSGSLENSHVLKAMGLTDEELKGSFRISIGKDTTIEDIDYFVENLIEVIL from the coding sequence ATGAAAATAGTATATTTAGATAATGCCGCAACTACAAAAATGTCCGACAAAGTGATAGAAGAAATGACAAAATCGTTTAGTGAAAATTACGGAAATCCGTCTTCTGTGCATTCAATGGGACAACGTGCAAAATCAGCTGTGGAAAGGGCAAGATATATTATAGCACAGAATTTGAAGATTGAAACAACTGAAATTGTATTTACATCTGGCGGAGCTGAAGGGAATAATCTTGCGATAAGAGGATTTTTGAAAGCGAATAAGAATAAAGGAAAACATATTATAACATCTAAGATTGAGCATTCTACGATTTTAAAAACTTTTGAGCAGCTGGAAAATGAAGGGTATGAAGTTTCGTATATTAGCGTTGATGAAAATGGAGCTGTGGATATTGAAGAATTGAAGCAGGAATTGAGGGAAGATACGGTACTTGTTTCAATAATGTTTGTGAATAATGAAACTGGAGTTATTCAGCCAATTAAGGAAATTGGAGAAATTTTGGCAGAGAGAAATATATTTTTTCATACGGATGCAGTTCAGGCAATAGGGAAATTGGAAATTTTTCCAAAAGAATTGAAAATAGGAGCTTTGACGGCAACAGCTCATAAATTTTATGGGCCTAAGGGAGCAGGATTTGTATTTATTGATAAAAAATATTCAGTTGAAAAGGAAATCTGGGGCGGATCGCAGGAAAGAAACAGACGGGCTGGAACGGAAAATGTTCACGGAATTTTGGGACTTGGTGTGGCACTTGAGGAAGTTTATGAAAATTTGGAAGAAATGTCGGAAAAAGAAGATAAACTGCAAAATTATCTAGAAAATAAACTGAAAACTGAAATTAAAAAATTAGGTAAAAAAATACGGATAAATGGAGAAAAAGCCAATAGAATAAAAACAACAACGAATGTCTACATAGAAGGAGCGGATATTCAAATGCTGCTGGTAGCACTAGATTTAAGAGGAATCTGTATAAGCGGTGGTTCTGCATGCATGTCAGGCTCGCTTGAAAATTCCCATGTTTTGAAGGCTATGGGACTTACTGATGAGGAATTGAAAGGTTCATTTAGAATTAGTATTGGAAAAGATACCACTATTGAAGATATAGATTATTTTGTCGAAAATTTAATTGAAGTTATTTTATAA
- a CDS encoding DUF2207 family protein has translation MNKSYIVIIEIIVVILVAIYSVLTWHFFGRDPKRKAVVPEFMEPDYISSMFVAYINGERDSKEIIKIGILSLILKGYISKADETGTGNKKYVLNKKNRDNLTLRKETLFEEENNLLDVLSENELFENKLKIIGYKNRIAHFLEKKYKKMIYKNNYPYFIPFISGTAICVAFTLSKLMKKDIASSMIITIFIFGWLAHVYGMQRGILKFLYVTITVGGLIGVILYADIFSGIILLILGIMFLVYAKAIGKYTVSGRRKMEYIEGLKMYFETAEKNKIDKFETEEEKLNYFNRIFPYIVALKMEDEKIGIFKDSLDFLNIMGSYAEAQYYIDEYIDRKFPIFRKKYIFW, from the coding sequence ATGAATAAATCTTATATAGTTATAATTGAAATTATTGTAGTTATACTTGTCGCAATATATTCTGTCTTAACTTGGCATTTTTTTGGAAGGGATCCGAAGAGAAAGGCAGTTGTTCCTGAATTTATGGAGCCAGATTACATTTCTTCAATGTTTGTGGCTTATATTAATGGCGAGAGGGATTCAAAAGAAATAATAAAAATAGGTATATTATCGTTAATACTGAAAGGATACATTTCCAAAGCTGATGAAACTGGGACAGGGAATAAAAAGTATGTTTTGAATAAGAAAAATAGGGATAATTTGACGTTGAGAAAAGAAACCTTGTTTGAGGAAGAAAATAATTTGCTGGATGTTCTTTCAGAAAATGAGTTATTTGAGAATAAACTTAAGATTATTGGGTACAAAAATCGGATTGCTCATTTTTTAGAAAAGAAATATAAAAAGATGATTTATAAAAATAATTACCCGTATTTTATTCCTTTTATTTCGGGAACTGCAATTTGTGTGGCTTTTACATTGTCAAAATTAATGAAAAAAGATATTGCAAGTTCGATGATTATCACAATTTTTATATTTGGATGGCTAGCGCATGTGTACGGAATGCAGAGGGGAATACTGAAATTTTTGTATGTAACAATTACTGTGGGCGGGCTTATTGGCGTGATATTGTATGCAGATATTTTTTCTGGAATAATTTTGCTAATTTTAGGGATAATGTTTTTGGTATATGCGAAGGCGATAGGGAAATATACAGTTTCAGGACGGCGAAAAATGGAGTACATCGAAGGACTAAAAATGTATTTTGAAACTGCTGAGAAAAATAAAATAGATAAATTTGAAACAGAAGAAGAAAAACTTAATTATTTTAATCGAATATTTCCTTATATTGTCGCACTTAAAATGGAAGATGAAAAAATAGGAATTTTTAAGGATTCTTTGGATTTTTTAAATATAATGGGAAGTTATGCTGAGGCTCAATATTATATTGATGAATATATAGATAGGAAATTTCCGATTTTTAGAAAAAAATATATTTTTTGGTAA
- a CDS encoding Cof-type HAD-IIB family hydrolase encodes MNNIKAIFMDLDGTVLTSEHKVSENLIKKLRELEEKGVETFIATGRTFISSKPFVEMLGIKNPVINYNGGRVTNPLNNEVIFEKPVEAQDVKELIKVSREKGIHLNLYMDDKLYIEHETDEGKKYSESVEIPYYVKNFDEFIGKTSTKALFIAENSILLELKKELEEKLPHINFVFSKPHYLECLNKEVNKGLAIKELLKKYDTSPEETMAFGDQWNDLEMLKFVKYGYLMGNATEELKQEFSKDKITLSNDEDGIYEVIKEL; translated from the coding sequence ATGAATAATATAAAAGCGATATTTATGGATTTGGACGGAACAGTGCTGACAAGTGAGCATAAAGTTTCGGAAAATTTGATAAAAAAATTGAGAGAATTGGAAGAAAAAGGAGTGGAAACATTTATTGCAACTGGGAGAACCTTTATTTCTTCAAAACCTTTTGTAGAAATGCTGGGGATAAAAAATCCAGTAATTAATTATAATGGAGGAAGAGTTACAAATCCGTTAAATAATGAAGTTATCTTTGAAAAACCTGTTGAGGCGCAGGATGTTAAGGAACTTATTAAAGTTTCAAGAGAAAAGGGAATTCACTTAAATTTATATATGGATGACAAGTTATATATTGAACATGAAACAGATGAAGGTAAAAAATATTCAGAAAGTGTGGAAATTCCATATTATGTGAAAAATTTTGATGAATTCATTGGAAAAACTTCTACGAAAGCCTTATTTATTGCAGAAAATTCCATTTTGCTGGAGTTAAAAAAGGAGTTGGAAGAAAAATTGCCACATATTAATTTTGTATTTTCAAAACCGCATTATTTAGAATGCTTGAATAAAGAAGTGAATAAAGGGCTGGCAATAAAGGAACTATTGAAAAAATATGATACTTCTCCAGAAGAAACAATGGCGTTTGGGGATCAGTGGAACGATTTGGAAATGTTGAAGTTTGTGAAATATGGGTATCTTATGGGGAATGCTACGGAAGAATTGAAACAGGAATTTTCAAAGGATAAAATTACTTTATCGAATGATGAAGATGGGATTTATGAAGTGATAAAAGAACTTTAG